One region of Bosea sp. 29B genomic DNA includes:
- a CDS encoding AraC family transcriptional regulator has translation MTMPASYVADRLFGGEHLILASNDPDEVIDGCSKALRPHRLHLNGRGAALATRLHHVPIGSFSMSRLCYGSDVTVIPEIPQGGHFLVTLPLRGSARFRYGASTAELKPGRGSIVGPYQECQLDIDGAFDQILLRLDRRRVERLCADLAGMEQAAPVNFDLSLRDTPAFWHKLLEAAASLSLLGDGLAHPKLFIRLEELIIESLLVTQQNNFSAAISAATQPARSAQLRRAMEHMRAHIGEPMRLSQVARHCGLSLRSLQAGFQRELGVSPSRWLRAERLDRVHAVLASAPPGTVSVTDVALQWGFVHLGDFAAQFKDRFGQKPSAVLAKRTS, from the coding sequence ATGACCATGCCCGCCTCCTATGTGGCCGACCGCCTGTTCGGCGGCGAGCATCTGATCCTCGCCAGCAATGACCCCGACGAGGTCATCGACGGCTGCAGCAAGGCGCTGCGGCCACATCGGCTTCACCTGAACGGAAGGGGCGCGGCGCTCGCGACGCGCCTCCATCATGTTCCGATCGGCTCGTTCTCGATGAGCCGGCTCTGCTATGGCAGCGACGTCACTGTCATCCCGGAGATTCCGCAAGGCGGGCATTTCCTGGTGACGTTGCCGCTGCGAGGCAGCGCGCGCTTTCGCTACGGCGCCTCCACCGCGGAGCTCAAGCCGGGCCGGGGCTCGATCGTGGGGCCCTATCAGGAATGCCAGCTCGATATCGATGGCGCCTTCGACCAGATCCTGCTGCGCCTCGACCGCCGGCGGGTCGAACGTCTCTGTGCAGACCTTGCAGGCATGGAACAGGCGGCGCCGGTCAACTTCGACCTTTCCCTGCGCGACACGCCGGCCTTCTGGCACAAATTGCTGGAGGCAGCCGCGAGCCTGTCCCTGCTCGGCGACGGGCTGGCGCATCCCAAGCTGTTCATCCGCCTCGAGGAACTCATCATCGAGTCGCTGCTGGTCACGCAACAGAACAATTTCAGCGCGGCGATCTCGGCGGCTACCCAACCGGCACGCTCGGCGCAGTTGCGCCGGGCCATGGAGCATATGCGCGCGCATATCGGCGAGCCCATGCGCCTGAGCCAGGTCGCCCGGCATTGCGGCTTGAGCTTGCGCAGCCTGCAGGCCGGCTTCCAGCGGGAACTGGGCGTATCGCCGAGTCGCTGGTTGCGGGCGGAGCGGCTCGATCGCGTGCATGCCGTCCTGGCTTCGGCACCACCCGGCACAGTGTCCGTCACGGATGTCGCCCTGCAATGGGGCTTCGTCCACCTCGGCGACTTCGCGGCCCAGTTCAAGGACCGGTTCGGCCAGAAACCATCTGCCGTCCTCGCCAAACGAACCTCCTGA
- a CDS encoding nuclear transport factor 2 family protein, translating to MTLTTADKIEIQELSSQIYICLDGKDAPGFASFFADDGAFVAPYGDFVGPEAVKDFIAKHIAAGKEDSVRHFLTNHLVEAHDEGARHRFYIHKVNVAVGPVAIATAGGDCLVKRTKDGWRFKQFKLSIDPAMFGDAKPVVGPLPKD from the coding sequence ATGACGCTGACGACCGCAGACAAGATCGAAATCCAGGAATTGTCGTCGCAAATCTATATTTGCCTCGACGGCAAGGACGCTCCGGGCTTCGCCTCCTTCTTCGCGGATGACGGTGCGTTCGTCGCCCCCTATGGCGACTTTGTCGGCCCGGAAGCGGTCAAGGATTTCATTGCCAAGCATATCGCCGCCGGCAAGGAAGACAGCGTCCGCCATTTCCTGACCAATCACCTCGTCGAGGCGCATGACGAGGGCGCGCGCCATCGATTCTACATCCACAAGGTCAATGTCGCAGTGGGGCCGGTGGCGATCGCAACGGCCGGAGGCGACTGCCTGGTCAAGCGAACCAAGGACGGCTGGCGCTTCAAGCAGTTCAAGCTCAGCATCGATCCTGCGATGTTCGGCGATGCCAAGCCGGTCGTAGGCCCGCTTCCGAAGGACTGA
- a CDS encoding transporter, giving the protein MVFRRVFSAALSAGAAALAWPATAFEAGYIGAAQKPGIVLGQSAATPPPGLYMFNNVLNNSGSLVGPGAPSTAAGGRTSVEIPGGALGLMWVPGWTLFGATYDATIFQPAMRIGVGAPIHTNPGGLHNTFIAPVGLSWKLGDSGFHVKAGLGVWLPTGTRGGANGLGNIGAPWWTFQPNLVLSYVKDGWNFTANISQEINTANSITDYTSGDVLHAEFTATKTLGNWTLGPVAYYVGQVSKDRSSPFYGGAINLNRYDIWAAGAMVGYNFGPATLSVWATKELSARTSGGTPRYGVDSATVAKGTTVFATLNYRLWGP; this is encoded by the coding sequence ATGGTTTTCCGGAGAGTATTTTCTGCCGCGCTGAGTGCGGGAGCAGCCGCGCTGGCATGGCCGGCGACCGCCTTCGAGGCCGGCTATATCGGGGCGGCGCAGAAGCCGGGCATCGTGCTCGGCCAATCCGCAGCCACGCCGCCGCCCGGCCTCTACATGTTCAACAACGTCCTGAACAATTCGGGCTCTCTCGTCGGCCCGGGAGCGCCGAGCACGGCGGCCGGCGGGCGGACCTCGGTCGAGATTCCCGGCGGCGCGCTGGGGCTCATGTGGGTTCCCGGCTGGACGCTGTTCGGGGCGACCTACGACGCGACGATCTTCCAGCCCGCCATGAGAATCGGCGTCGGCGCCCCGATCCATACGAATCCGGGCGGACTGCACAACACTTTCATCGCCCCGGTCGGCCTGAGCTGGAAGCTGGGCGATAGCGGCTTCCACGTCAAAGCGGGCCTCGGCGTCTGGCTGCCGACCGGCACGCGGGGCGGAGCGAACGGCCTCGGCAATATCGGCGCGCCCTGGTGGACGTTCCAGCCCAATCTCGTGCTGTCCTATGTCAAGGACGGCTGGAACTTCACCGCCAACATCTCGCAGGAGATCAATACGGCGAATTCGATCACCGACTATACCAGCGGCGACGTCCTGCATGCCGAGTTCACGGCCACGAAAACGCTAGGCAACTGGACGCTGGGGCCGGTGGCCTACTATGTCGGCCAGGTCAGCAAGGACCGCTCCAGCCCGTTCTATGGCGGCGCGATCAACCTCAATCGCTACGATATCTGGGCCGCCGGCGCGATGGTCGGCTACAATTTCGGCCCGGCAACGCTGAGCGTCTGGGCGACCAAGGAACTCTCGGCCCGGACCTCCGGCGGAACGCCGCGGTACGGCGTCGACAGCGCGACGGTCGCCAAGGGCACCACCGTATTCGCCACCTTGAACTACCGGCTCTGGGGCCCCTGA
- a CDS encoding GNAT family N-acetyltransferase, whose amino-acid sequence METELPIIIRPSRDDDVEPMLAIYRRHIRHGIEAGVEDTGTPQPDDLKDRRKNLRSRKLPHLVATRSGEVVGYAYVVLFRKRPAYRFTVKHSIYVHHEHLGRGIGRLLMQALIDACAAAGFRQMIGYIDAENGASLALHERFSFARVGLLPGVAYRHGKWSDSVMVQRSLGPGASQPIG is encoded by the coding sequence ATGGAGACCGAGCTACCGATCATTATCCGCCCCTCCCGCGACGACGATGTCGAGCCGATGCTGGCGATCTATCGCCGGCATATCCGCCATGGCATCGAGGCCGGCGTCGAGGACACAGGGACGCCGCAGCCCGACGACCTGAAGGACCGGCGCAAGAACCTGCGCAGCCGCAAGCTGCCGCATCTGGTCGCGACGCGCAGCGGCGAGGTCGTCGGCTATGCCTATGTCGTGCTGTTCCGAAAGCGGCCGGCCTATCGCTTCACGGTGAAGCACTCGATCTACGTCCATCACGAGCATCTCGGCCGCGGCATCGGGCGGCTCCTGATGCAGGCGCTGATCGACGCCTGCGCTGCCGCCGGTTTTCGCCAGATGATCGGCTATATCGATGCCGAGAACGGCGCTTCGCTCGCCTTGCACGAGCGTTTCAGCTTCGCCCGGGTGGGGCTGCTGCCGGGCGTCGCCTATCGCCACGGCAAATGGTCCGACAGCGTCATGGTGCAGAGATCGCTCGGGCCGGGCGCCAGCCAGCCGATCGGGTAG
- a CDS encoding alpha/beta hydrolase, giving the protein MLYAVEQWGDHGDRIIMVHGSLGVGAAAFLEQKELSDSFALSIMTRRGYGDTAPITESDIHKDAGDVVSLLGGGAHLVGTSMGGVIAMNAAGMRPDLVRSLTVIEPPAFALASDLPAVRRVSQAMQTHWASADPADRHGFVTGFLAAVEMDMPLPNPLPPPLAAAAVNLVTAHPWRVDVPIGAVAYAPFPKLVVTGGWSEAFDGICQRLADLLKVECHCFPGAGHAVQKIGAPFNTLLRRHLASA; this is encoded by the coding sequence ATGCTCTACGCAGTCGAACAATGGGGAGATCACGGCGACCGGATCATCATGGTCCATGGCAGCCTCGGGGTCGGCGCCGCCGCCTTCCTCGAACAGAAGGAACTGAGCGACAGCTTCGCCCTGTCGATCATGACCCGCCGCGGCTATGGCGACACTGCGCCGATCACCGAGTCCGACATCCATAAGGACGCCGGCGATGTCGTCAGCCTGCTTGGCGGCGGCGCACATCTCGTCGGGACGTCGATGGGCGGCGTCATCGCCATGAATGCCGCTGGCATGCGCCCCGACCTCGTGCGGTCGCTTACCGTGATCGAGCCGCCCGCCTTCGCGCTCGCGAGCGATCTGCCGGCCGTGCGGCGGGTCTCGCAGGCGATGCAGACGCATTGGGCCAGCGCCGACCCTGCCGATCGACATGGCTTCGTCACCGGCTTCCTCGCCGCTGTGGAGATGGACATGCCGCTGCCCAACCCATTGCCGCCGCCGCTCGCCGCCGCCGCCGTCAATCTCGTCACCGCGCACCCCTGGCGCGTCGACGTACCGATCGGCGCGGTCGCGTATGCACCATTTCCCAAGCTCGTCGTCACCGGCGGCTGGAGCGAAGCCTTCGACGGCATCTGCCAGCGCCTCGCCGATCTGCTGAAGGTCGAATGCCACTGTTTCCCGGGCGCCGGGCATGCCGTCCAGAAAATCGGCGCGCCTTTCAACACGCTGCTGCGGCGACACCTCGCCTCCGCCTGA